The genomic interval CCCGACAAATTAATCAAAACACAGGAACACAGAAACAACACTAGACAAGTTCTCTCTGCTTAAGAAGATTTGTCTCCAAGCAGAATATTTCAACTTACTTTCCCTCTGACAAATAAAATTACAGAGCGGTATCATCAATTTCCCTAAATAAAACTAATCTATTCAATCACActatttaaaacaaacaaaaaggatataaaattggaaTCAACAAGAGTGAAATATGATAGCATGAGGAAGGCGATGTTGATTATTGTTATGGTTGTGTTGATTAGAACCAGATTCTTTTTCGATTATCCAACGTAGATGAAGGAAATCATCAACAGAACATGGAAGTTTGAGAGGACCGTCGGTGTGGTAACCATAAACATCGTAAGCTTTGTCGAGAAGACGCTTGAAAAGAGGATGGTAAAGATAAGAGATAGGGATTACGAATTTTTGAGAAATGGAAccaccttcttcttcttcttctaaaccCACTTGAACAGCAAGCCAACCCTTTTtcactttcattttcttatCTTCTTGCATTGATATtgctaatttattataattccTATGATGTTGCTGACTGTCAGACTTTGTGTGCCAAACCTTAGGGTATGACCCTTAGTATATATAGCAATATTATAAGCATTCGTAGTTTTTATTTAgccttaattgcagttttagtcatcctattttaactgaatcgcgaaagtaatttttcattttgtttatcCCTAGTTTTTGTccccaagcagaattttggtccaaaacttgatgaaatttcatttttttgcatttatttaagtcacacaatgcctcaagatctcatttgcaacaattgtacctgaaatatatgaccatAAATTGTATAGTActgctttaaaaaataaaattttatcaagttttggactaaaattctgctTGAGGAcaaaaactggggagaaacaaaatgggagattactttcgcgattcagctaaaatagggagaccaaaactgcaattaagtcttttatttatttatttatttatttatttattatgtttctcgcatataaagaaaaatagtaaTAACTTCTTATCAATTATGTTACGAAAGTTTTCACATTAAGATTTAGAAATAAATCCATGTTTTAGAATATGAGTCAATTTATTACcaatttaaactaaaatatattactaataattttttgaggcgttaacttttctatttttagagaaaaataattcaaataatttaaaattcgatataaataaaatttagtcaaatgttattttaattaggaataaattagtaaaatacgAAATAATATGAAATGAAATAGTTGGTGGTGGGACATATACGTGGGTGTGGCGACCCTTGTGAGAGTGGAGGgtaacaaataacaataaatagCAAAGTCAATTAGAAATAGAAAAGTAACGGAACAACTCTTGGAGTGAGTTGGGGGTGTCGATGGGAACGAGACTTGTTACTAATATGATACAACTTGTATCTTGCTTCTCAAATGAAATAATCCAATTCTGTTGTCACCGTTTATTTTCATGTAAATATACAATAGAACCATATTAACTGGAGTTTTAGTATAAcacatttttcaatttattctgtttcattcattaaaatttacatttctCCCACCACATATATGTCTTATATAAATTTGGTACCAATTAAATGGTGTACTATAAAATATGTATtgttaacattatttttatgttaaattaatctttttaaCCTCAATTTACTAATCTCTAAAAATTC from Cicer arietinum cultivar CDC Frontier isolate Library 1 chromosome 5, Cicar.CDCFrontier_v2.0, whole genome shotgun sequence carries:
- the LOC101505795 gene encoding auxin-responsive protein SAUR32-like, with translation MQEDKKMKVKKGWLAVQVGLEEEEEGGSISQKFVIPISYLYHPLFKRLLDKAYDVYGYHTDGPLKLPCSVDDFLHLRWIIEKESGSNQHNHNNNQHRLPHAIIFHSC